ctttcgaaaaaaacgAAGTAAATTACAAAACACAATAACAATACGTATTGTTGAGCGTGTAAAAAGCTAGCGGCTGCAATTTCTCGCGCACGCTTATGATAtgcaaaaacaaatatttttcttccacttcCTTGTCTAAAACTACGATTAAACGGATCATAGAGTCCGTGAGTAgagatttaatttttccttttttttttttaaccacgCACGagtttacaaatttctttttcaaagcgCACAAAAAAGTATCAAATTATTAGTACATTAATAAAGAGTtatgtgaaataaaaagaagacaaagaaaaatgtcggtCGCATTTCGTTCGCTTATTCATTGATTcgcactttttctctctttctctttccctgcTTTGTCTTTGTTCGCtcagttttcttatttttgttttttagttgttgataaataaagatattcgTTTGTAATTTCAACTAGATCGATTTTCTTACTTATCGGAGAAATTACATCTAGAGGCACTAGTCAAGCTTAAAGTCTAGCCGACTACAAGAAAGTTTTTCCTGCTTGACACTCGATGTTCTTTCGATAACTCGAAAACGAGCtcgagatatatgtatgtgtgtgtgcctatacatacatatatacacacatatatatatgcatgtattgGGAGAGTCATTTAAAAGGATGAAGTATGAACATCTTTATTATTTGTGATgcgaataaaagatttttgaagaagattttttattcgaagaaactCGCATAGTGGAGATCCAAAAATTAATCTATTGTGGTCTCTCTAAACAAAAAtactacaaatttatttacgatattcAATAGTTCTTCATTTTATGAATTaacaacaatattaattaatatttaatgtgtACTACAGCTTTAATAGACTTTTAACAAAAactatacaataatattgtcTTAAGAAAATTTGAGTATACATTATCCTATTTCACCTTccataaaacattttataagattaaaaaatatggagattttaagaaaaatatttcggtTTACAGGTATTACAACAAAAGTTACGAATATACCTTGAATTGATCTGTTTTACATCTTGTTCATagtcaaaaaattaaattccttttatatccttacattgtaaaaaatataatcttcaaataaaagttttcACTCCTATATCAACTCTTCCGAATTAAACATATTCTTCttcagaaattttatttttatcatcaagAATAACCgaggtatatttatatttttcgttttaggTGACTCACCCGCGGTACTGTTTTTACTTGTAAATAGATAATGTCTTCGTATAACAGGAGAAAAATTGGAAATCGaagttctttttaaattctactAAAACTACcgagtaataattaataactaaaTTCTCACTCTTGAAATTTATACTGATCACTTTTCGACCACTAAGTAATATatgatctttttctaaaaatgtattatatttataaatacatatgtatacgtactacatgtatgcgtatgtctttactcttttttacgaataatatgtgcatatatatatatatatatatatatatatatacacatattatacacacatatgcatacgGACACTCTCGTACTGCTACTACTGCACAAAACAatgatgaaagagagaagaaggagaatggAGGCATATACGTCCTTGAGTTTCGTGTTACGGATGAACTCGTTGTTCTTGTCATATTTAACATCGTagcctccttttcttttcttttcacttagCCAGAGGGCAATAGAATTAACAAACGGGTCTCGACTACGAGAAGAAGCGTCaactaacaataagaaaaaagctCCTATgtcttctttactctttcaTCGTGCTTTTTAATCCTCTAtaacacaatttttttataacacaattttcttataattcaataatatccAAATAACCCAAATATATCAAcggttaaaaataaattatatattttacaatttatattatatcacatcaagtataatttatatttaataaacaacTTTTGGGTATGaatttgaaatgaatttttttttacacgagaATATGAAgtaaaatgcatatataagAATACTATTTGTAAGTTATAGAGGActaatgtttatattaatgTACGATGCAACGTAACGATTGCGTTTCTTGGCACGATCGTTGCTACGTACGTCTGTATACGCGTTACAATAGAAGAAATGCATCGTTCTTTTttgcgaagaaaaatataaatagaattagaaatagagagagagagagagaaagagagagagagggagagagagagagagagagagagagagagagagagagagaggaaaggaagaagaaaagaaagagaaaaaacatcaGAGAATagattggagaaaaaaataatgaaataaatacaaaaagatgTCGTTGAAAATGTTTAACCTGTTGGAATCTATTGGATTTTATAGTTTCTtcacaaacaaaaaagaataatataaagataaaaaaatcttatcataataattaaaacaaaatgaaagaagtaaaaaacttaataaatttctagcTACTTCTACCTAAAATCTGTGCTTTCTTTTGTAACgcaaaagaagataatattaatattatgcatagtaaaataaaaaaaaaaaaaaaaaaaagaaagctgtACTAAATTCGATTTTAGGATTGTCATTATTAGCgatgatatgaaaaaatattatgatgagttaaaaataaattaaaaaagcaaatataaaaaacaattatgcAGCAAGCAAAAAATTACGTAGAGCTAATATTTGACCTGGTACGTAAATGACTAGCTTGATcgatataaatgtgtgtgtgtgtgtatatatatatatatatatagctcaCTTTATTCCggtatcctttctctctctctctctctctctctctctctctctctctctcttcttctctttcttctggAATATCTTATCGATAAACTAAATGCAACTGTAAACGCAGATTCGACTTTAACGTCCGAACGTAGATACGaacacaaatattatattttggtTCTGATAATCGAGGAggataaatcgaaagaagcAACACGGCCGGAGTCCTCGAGTTCTTTGACGCAAAACTAGATCGACTTCGGGCAGTGTGTCACTACGGCAGAATTgcattataattgtaatactGGCACAGTGAGGCAACGATCTTAGGACTTTCTAAATAATCATCCACTAagtacttattaatatttataacttacTCTTCTACTAatactttactttttaattagcATTGCTCTCACATTTCTCTcacgtttcattttctctttggcAAACGCAAACATTCGCGCTAATTTATCTAATCtttctcatacatacatacacgcatacgcatTCTCACATATGTGCTATCAAAATTAATGGTAACGACATCGAACTGTTGAAGGACGCTCTTCTCTCATCGAAGGATTGGCGAAGACGATAAACGAaacatcgaagaaaagaaacgttctattttttcacaaaaatttttttttgatttttttttttcgatcgagttTTTGTCATCGAAAacgtcttttatttcttcttctttacttgtctttttcgtttatcaaATTCCATGATACAATGAACGATTAAATGTCTTTAAAAAATCCTTCGTGAAAATCTGGATCTGGTCACAGCCTTTCACAGGGATGCAATAAACAGCAGATCAAGATCAAGCCGCTATGGTAAATACTAGAGCCCTATTAAAACAATACCGTAGCTACGTGGGTAAATCCCTCGCTACACGGTACTGGACATTGATTTTTCCCGCGAGGGACCTTAGGAAAACAACCGCGGAGTCTGAGTTCGTTCTAACAATGGCTTGGATTTCTAGACGTTGGGAGGAAgcgagggagagggaaaggcagagagagagagagagggagagggagagggagagggggaggaCGAGGCGCCCGTTTTGCCAGTGACGTAGCTGTTGTGAATACTCgagatatctctttttttaaatcaaaaaacTTATTTCACGTTAAATAACTTACGTACAAGTTCTACTTGAGGAAAACGATGACATTACTAAAAGTCATATTTAAAATCGCTTGATTATTATCCAGGAGCAGGATTTAAAGTCTCAAATGAAtgtaacagagaaaaagagaacgctTTCAAGAgggtctttctttttctctttgtctataggtatatagaatatatatgaacGCAGATACAACGGCTCCTAGAAACAAGTGACCCGGATACACACTGTCGACACAATAGGCTCGTTGAATTAGCGTCTGCGGTATCACGTACATTACTCGAGCtattgaaatttgaaattacacGTTGATTCGTTCCGAATAATCGTGCTGACACGATAACTTTCATCTAAAGCAAAACGTTCAAATAACAAATGAAAGTTGAATAAAATCTACGTGAAAAGTTTTTGATCGAAGCTTAACGAAGAAGCATCGattcttcgagaaaaattttgGTAGGTAGCAAAGTCGattaaaagggagaaagagaaggaggatgtAAAGGGTCTTTCGtcgaatttctctttcgtccaATAAAACTTAAGTAGCTGTACGAGATCAACGACAGTTTAACAATAAGACTTCGAAGAATGGATATGTGCTGACTCGTTTCATTCTGAAATATCCACAGATTTCTCGACACACCGACAGAACGTAAAATCTAAAACATTCTAATACTCTTGCACCCTTCCGTTGATTAATTATGAATGtttacgaaaagaaactttttgcCTTATCTATCTACCAGTCTATAGAAACTGTCAAAAATTGACGTGTGACTAGAATTTAAGATCAAAAAATTCGAAGAGTACCGACTTGATTTTGCTCTTGGTTAAAACCGAAAGCAATCGATTCATTGTACACTTTGAACGTGACATGTTTACTAGTCGTTGGATCGTGCGGTGACAAAGTCAAAGTATTTGCTCTTAACATCCTACGATTTATGCTTTACTGATGCCAAATTCTGCCATAGCATGACACGCCGAACGAGCGACCTATTTTACACTAGGAACTACATACTCCGCTAACTCAGAGTTTATCCTATTCGTTGGGTTCGCATCGATACTCTGATTTAGTCAGATATCCACTTCAAACATGTCTTGCTCAATCGGTTTTTTTACCCAACTACCGAGCTGAGCGCGTACAAACGCATCCTTCAATTGACGTTTGGCAAGCTgtcataaaagaaaacagaataaagcaacagttcttttttctctgcgCGCGCATATGTACATCAATATCttgtattgaatatttttctaacgagtATTATACATCGATAACTTACAGAGTAATCTTGAACCGATGATTTAGCATCGAGGTAATGACGGCATTGATTCCGATCGGCATCGTCGATCGTTTCCAATTTACCTAACAGATTGAAGAACTTCCTGAAGAGTCTCTGCTTCGAAATTCTAGAGGGTTTACCCAATTCGTCCTTTCCGGTTGTACAATTTATAACTTCTGCTTCGGTTTGACCTGCgtacattattaaaaagaaacgtactGGTTAGAATTTGCAAAAAGACATATTAGACGAGGTAAGCATACGCACCAATAGTCCAATTTACGCTATAATTCGGTGCCTTGCCTGGTTGCCTAACTTCGGACGAAGTTATGAGGCTCATCAATGGTTTATTGAGCCTATACGGCGGTGGTAGACCTTGAATAGTATTTTCGATACGGCCGCAAACAGCTCGATACATGTGACTAGGGTTCAACAGACTGCCGAGAACGATGCTGTGGAAGTAAATTGGCTCGATGAAGTGGCTTAGAAGTGCACCTTGCACACCAAGTACGTTCCATCGAGCTATTTTGTCTGAACACGACATCGTCAGCAGTCTTTGTCCCTGcgaattgaaataaatgaataaatgttaaataaaataaatcattcgcGTTAGTTAAGCATAGAACCCTACCTACCATAAGAACACCATCCCAAGTCTGAATTCCTTCGCTGCTCTTCACAGGTATCGTACCTTCTCCTGATTCTATCTTGGTTCTTAATTGACCTCTGGCCCGTCTGTTAGGATGTTTATCCACTGATTCGTTTTCCTCGTGAGGAGAAAATATTCTGGCATCCCCGCAGGGAgctgtatttatgtataaatgaaACTGAATTCCCTGCTTCAATCTGAAGCCCTTCTTTAAATGTTCCAAGACAGACTCGGCAGAACGATTTTCGGTATGCAACTCCAATTGCTTGTACAAATATTCGCAGAGACATCGTCGTGCTACAACTTCCGCATGGCAGTCGTTTAGAGCTCTACCGCTTACGCTTAAATAATCCCCGGATACGCATTTCGTAccttaaaagaataaaaaatgatcaaaatCCTATTACGTCCAAGACAGTCTTTACAGAGATCTACGGTTTACCAGTAGTGACGCATATTAATTCGGCATCCGACCCATTCGTTTGCACTATGCCGGCTAATACTTTACGTCGAGCATGATGTGGCTTGCTCTGTATAAGTTCAGTGAATTTTTGATTTACCATTTTTCCTATTTTGTCTGCCAAAATTTGTGGCAAGGTCATCTGTTCCTGCCAATGACCGGAATTCGAGAAGTTGGGTAATACACGAACAGGGAGCTGAATGCAAAAAGAGGAACTGTGGACGTTCCTTAATTTTGCCAAAGCCGCTTTACTGGCCGCAGCTTTAGCCAGCTTTTTACTCGGACCAGTTCCCTCGAAAGTTTCTCCATCGATTGTTACAGATATTGTAAACTTGGCATAGCTTTCTCCGCTATCagatatacatttgtatacaACTCCAGGATATAATTCATTGATGAGAGCAACGGGACCCTTGTCCAAAAATTTGTTAGTATTTTTTGGTTCTTGAGTCAACGTTTTGAATGCATTTACAAGATGATTATCTCCCTCGGTGACATCACTGGTGAAATCAGGTTCCAGGGGAATGACAGGCTGGCACGTGTTAATAGCTTGATGTACTTCCGGTGTATTACGAAACTGCACTATATTTCTTAAAGCAAGTTCCGCAGCCGCATGTTTGGCCATCTTTTTGGTACGTCCTCTGCCCTCGTAAGTCTGTCCATCTATCTGCACGGCGATGGTAAATATAGGAGCATGAGTAGGTCCAGTTTGACCAACTACCTTGTAGACAGCTCCAGTCTTCAATTCGTTTAAAGCACATACTGCATTCTTTGGCTGTGGATGTTTGTGACGCTTTTTTGGTATAGTTATACCTGATAAAGGTATGAAACAGAAACTAATTCGttcaaaaatattgtataatattatatagcagataaaagaaaaatgttatcggactaaagaaaataagaaaaagaatcatacTCTATATTATTAAGTGCAGGAACAACCTGTAACTGACCTTCCAGATCAGATTCAGCGGTTCTCTTCAATATAGGCCTGGTAACGTTCTGCTGGTCCATCTGCAAAGGGGATAATGAGAGAGGAATACGTGctgagatagagaaaaagttcTCTCTAAAAATAACTCTAATTAGCTGGAACTTACCCCAGTGGAGTGTTCTCCTTGCAACCCCTCCATGGATGCAGCGGCATCAACGACGACCATCGGGGTGGTGCTAGCTGCGTAGGATCGCATCATGAGAAAAGAGGGACAGAAATATCGTAGACGGATACGATAGACGAGGAACGTTATTCTGTGTGTCCTTACTCGTCTGGCACATATCGTGATTGTCATTCGGCAGCATCAATCCGTTcgacatctctctctctctctctatgtcggTCGTACAAATGTAGTGCTTTTTAAAAAACCGACGCACGCAGAACGTGACTTGAAGAACACCGCACCACCGTCGTtacattgattttaattattcttgtGCGCGAAGCTCTGCAGCGCCACAGACgaccttttcctttctcttcttcttcttctctctctctctctctctctctctctctctctctccctctccctctctcactcactcactcgcaTACACTCTTTCGTTCTCCCTATCTCTACCTCGTACAACGATAATCTACCACTAACCACCTAACCTCAATGATTCAAACACGACTTTCTAGTTAGACACgtaaaaggagaaacaaaatgaGACAAATCGCGACTTTTGACTCCTCGTAAAAAGTAATCAATTACAGTACTCGCGAGGTAATCGAACGGGCGACGAGGTACTCCTCGTAGGaacgatcgaatcgtttcGCGATGCGAGCGTCGCGCACATCAAGTTTATCCACTCTTACCCGCGCTCTCTACAATTTATTCGAGCAAGGCGCATGCGCGTTCCTCGCATAGCGCAATGCGCATCCCGCACAAGGGAAACGAGTCGAGTCGATTTGAACGTAATCCCCCTCCCTCCACGATCGCGCTAGACTGCCTCCTAGTCGCAACCCTATCTCTATGTAGACTCCACGTCTACATaatcctccttccttcctacttATCTATCTACTGACCTACCTAcatatcttctatttcttaCGTAGGATCGAGgacgtatatgtattattaactCTACCGAAtagttttcttcgttttatttaaacaatttttcattatctaaaaataatcgtGCTCTAGATGGATAGGattcttcgataaatttttaaaataaacttttctatctaaaatttattaatagaccgatttttttatacctacatctaaagatttttaatcgattctttttattaaactcaCTTGACATATTACGTAAAATTATTGGAATGTCAAAGTGCTATATCCTTCGTCTGatttaaatcttatttaaaatttataagattcaAAGAACGACTACAGAAAATGAAACAGCACAAACTGCAAATATTTCAACAGCATGGTTTATAATATGCTTTAATACTTTAGCGGTTTAATTATACGAACAAGGataatcttataaaatttacatgaaagacttacacataatatatgttatatgataaattttcttttttctaagatatccaggaatatttatttaacacgaaaaataaatatttcttattatttaaaatgtattaaaatgaattaatgtAACAAGTGAttgatttattgttattatctaaATATCGTCATTCTCTAAAAACGATGATCGTTAGATCgcaatgaattaatttatttgtaaattcaTTTTACAACTGTTCCAAGTATAAGATCGTAATGTCGAAAATAAACTTCTATTCccgaatattgaaattattgacATAAGTGACATAAttgatgtaatatttttaagacaTTCAtgtctaataaattaataagtgCCTATCACAAATCGTAtttgtgtataaatatatgcttCAATCTCGTTGCTCTTTTATGCGCTATTTTGTCAAGTAAATCTCAATAAAATGCCGATAAATTGACAAATTCATCGAGATTGATGAGTCTATTCGTTTGAAACGTTTGATCGGTGATTGCCAGCTTCGTTTTCGAGGATCTttttaaagttaataataCCTGAAAGAGAATTTTAGAAAATCACCGTTTAACTGCGTCAATAATTCACTGGCGACTGCAATCGTTTTCACTCAATCGATCCTGAGAGCAATTACTGCTCGCACGTTATTTTGTTGCTCGTTaattgaaattgattaaaattcaGTTTAATCTTTGCAATAGCCCTACTAGTTTACTAAAATATACCTATAGCTAACGTTTCCAAAGATTTGATgagatacaaaatattaataacttacATGAATGATCTTATTGCACGTAGTATCAAAGATgctctttaaaaatttaattatacatttaaaatactGAAGATCTATAACACGCTTTTCCAAAGTTCCAGACAACTGTCTAACAATATTTGATTGACAAATAATTCTATTCTAAGTGGACCAAATATTTTACTAAatctaataatatcattaGATTATCAGTTGCCAACACCGTTTACGGAACAGACccttaatatttctttgatattttcacATCCGATTACCAACCagccttttcttcttttatcgaacgacCACCTGCGCTTCCGGCTATTTACAAGGGTAAACGGACTTTGAAAggaaattaatctttttcttcgttttcccaAAAGAAGAGACcggatttattctttttcgtttctatatttGCCAGCTCGGAGAAATACGAATCGAATTTATGATGGCAATCTACAGTTCGTTCGAACTCGGAAAAGGAAATTGTGACACATCGATTGGTTCTGTCTCTTatcgaatgatttatattcaaataacgATAAACATAACTATTCATTAAGAATTCGTCAAAATGCGtcttaattttattccttCAAACGATCGTCTCCAacatttctcttatcttttatgtatattttacgacatcgtttaatcatttttagatAATACATGTAAATCCATAAAATGACATATtcggaaaaaaattcaattctgACATATATTCTATTGCATTATTCATGactacattattttataatcgattaaatcgacgatgaaaaaaaaacgagtatTTAGAAGCACTCCAATTTAAGACGAATCTCAGAAAATCTTTCTAACCGCGATTCGGTCAGATTAAACATCTCAACAACTCGATTATCGTTGATATACGTACGTTGGTTCGTGACAGCTACGCGATTAATGTCACGCTCGAGCAATTTGCCGAACGAATCGTACGATTCCGATCGATCGTCACATGATTAGATCGTCACAGAAATCACTGCTTGTATGCTGTATTGCTCAtgttaatttctctctctttctcccttattACGCACTTTGGATTTTAGAGAATGACGTAAGCAATGATCTTTCTAGATCATTGAGAGAAAAATGTGCTCAGAAATTTAGATAAAGAACTAAAGCGTGACAGAAAGACCTCGAAAAGCACATCAGCAATAGCAATGCATCtaatcttgtaaaaaaaaaagaaagaaaaaaaagcactgcgcagaatataaaaattattaattgaaataaaaggaaataaatttgcaatatatgtttgtgtaccACGATTAttcttaaatgaaaataaatcattttaaccGATTGACCCGACTGACATACTTCTCTGTCAATCGATTAACATTTACGAGTATATACCTACGCCGAGcgataatatgtatgtaaagtTTTATAAACTTTCTGTATGCATGCATTTTTTATGAGCTATATACTTACGGACGGTGCAATTAAAGCGTTGCAATAAATTTCGAAGTATTCGATTGAATTGTTTCGTACAAGTTCGAAGGAAAATATACCAGTTggtaaaacgagaagaaaagaaagaaaaaagagaaagaggaatacgGTTTGTGTGGGATAAGGGATAATTCTGGGATAAATTCGAAGGATAATTCGAAGAAAGGTCGGTTCTCTGGTtcaaaaatgaagataaatggTCGATTGCTCGTCGTTTGCACGATTCTCTTGGCTCTTCTGGTACGTCTTTGATCGATAATCGATGGTCTAGTAAATTTTCTACCAATCCAATTTTTTCAATGTGATTGTGGGTCGTTGATCGTAAAAGCACACGTTTGAGTGAAAGTTGTAAACGTACGATACAATAAAcacaaaaacaataaaaacgaTACCGTCAAATTTAATGGCGATGATTATAATTCGGAAATATccttattttaattcttcgataaatctatatctctttcgaaCACGAATTTGCGTTTTGATCCAATCGAATTTGTGTCAAACCCGTGCATTTCATTCCAgacttttttatcgatactttttgcaataaataaaagacaattACTCTTCCTAATTTTTTCTATCGGACGATACTCGTGACGTCagttgtttttctatttttttctatatctatgtTTTTAAAGGTCTCTCGAGATTCGACGCATCGTTGACCTCCAATGTTCATTCTCCGTGTCGATGCTCTGAAAAAACGATTGATACTTGTACCAATACACGCCAGCTCGCTTGTAATTGATTTATACtccaaatttttcttatagccgttaaaatcttataattaatGGAAAGCGAATTTACACGTCACACACACAAAATTAGTCAAGAAAAAACTATTCCAAAAATTGTCCCTATAGTAAAGTTACTTATTTTATACGTGTACAAGAGATTTAATTTCATCgataccttctctttctcgaaattcGTTACGTCCGACGAATGTTACGACCATCACGTTGCACCGCGTACACGCACAATACCTTGCATCGCTCTCGTTTTGGAGTACACGATAGTTCTATTGTCCTAGAGAACCATGAGTTTGTTCGTTCGCCGTATCATGTCCTCCTAAAATAGAAAGTCCTGTAAATGAGATTTTACGTGATACTCTGTGTACGTTTATGTATCTACCTATGTACTCGATATACATAGTGTAGGTGATCTCGTGATCGAAACAACACGTTTTCTCGCTTTCGTGGCTTCTCATCGTGACTCGTATAGGACGAGCCTATGCAACGTAGAGATAAAGGAGTCTACCAATCGTAATACATTTTGCAGGTTCCGATGAAAGCGGATATCAAGAGAGAATGCCGCAAGCAGTCAATGGTTTCATGGGGTAAGGGTACTTAAAAGACAAATGGAATAATGATTGATGCAACGTCAAATTGATCGATTACCCTTTAAAGGGGAACTCGGTGTTAGTTTGAAAATCATCTTGGACAACCTTTTTATCATTGTCGTGCAATAACgtcataaatttaaatgatacgatattaaatgacgattataacgaataaatgaaatcaactcgatatctatcttttgtagaatcattgaaaaaattaaaaaccgGCGATTTCGAGCAAGATGATCCACGAGTGAAGTGTTATGTAAGATgctttatgataaaaaatggtATCCTCAATGACAAGGGTCAGTGGACGGATTTGGAAAAGGCGCTTCAACATTTACCGAAATTTATGCAGGAATCCTCGTGGGAGATATTCCAGCGATGCAAGTCTGTTTgtaagtattttctttcttgattccATTCGATTCTACTTTTCGACTTTTGCCTTCGCAAACCCCTTCTTTAAGatcaataaaaatctttcgaatccCAAAGGTAACGAGAAGTTTTTCTTTCAGCCGGAGATGATCCCTGCGACAAAGCGTTTCAAGTAGCCAAATGTTACGTCAAATTGCAACCGCTGGT
The DNA window shown above is from Vespula pensylvanica isolate Volc-1 chromosome 18, ASM1446617v1, whole genome shotgun sequence and carries:
- the LOC122635311 gene encoding general odorant-binding protein 56d-like, whose product is MKINGRLLVVCTILLALLVPMKADIKRECRKQSMVSWESLKKLKTGDFEQDDPRVKCYVRCFMIKNGILNDKGQWTDLEKALQHLPKFMQESSWEIFQRCKSVSGDDPCDKAFQVAKCYVKLQPLILDFVSFV